Proteins from one Dermacentor variabilis isolate Ectoservices chromosome 1, ASM5094787v1, whole genome shotgun sequence genomic window:
- the LOC142557121 gene encoding tetratricopeptide repeat protein 5-like isoform X1, translated as MADDPTESSEQREQADAVSFSLDSMKEAVDELYTFRDNYYVKNPSASERQRTEDVEKRLRKILDALDAQGGALEKVDRAKFHMLKGKALNIQEDYNPEAHEALSKAVKLNPKLAEAWNELGECYWKKGQITKARNCFEGVLKVTKDKVSLRNLSMVLRQVGETEEERLNNVCESVAKAKEALQLDITDGKTWSILGNAYMTVFFSGAQNVKSLQQALAAYSRALEDPRMHCCSELFHNRAAALQHEEDYQGALEQLERACSLEPHWTEPRDKAQNLMAHLERLANAISHKGHLKPRKIKALLRDLKVQPLAGLEPAKLQDLCPGKNAGRLLTVKVACSVLSQERFPFTMCALDEDASCLAVNVYNMADGRGFVVGDSVAIPEPNFRHIRVNHKGLELTFPSIRVDSPLALIVNGKALGSESRAPLRLQVVIKKD; from the exons ATGGCAGACGACCCAACTGAGTCGTCGGAGCAGCGTGAGCAGGCTGACGCCGTTTCGTTTTCTCTGGACTCTATGAAG GAGGCCGTGGACGAGTTGTACACGTTTCGAGACAACTATTACGTGAAAAACCCCAGCGCTTCTGAAAGGCAGAGAACTGAAGATGTTGAGAAAAGGCTTAGGAAGATTCTGGACGCATTAGACGCACAAGGAG GAGCACTAGAAAAGGTGGACAGAGCAAAATTCCATATGCTGAAAGGGAAAGCACTTAACATTCAAGAAGACTATAACCCAGAGGCACATGAAGCACTTTCCAAAGCTGTGAAGCTCAATCCCAAACTGGCCGAAGCATGGAATGAGCTTGGAGAATGCTACTGGAAAAAAGGACAGATTACGAAGGCACGCAACTGCTTTGAAGGTGTTCTGAAAGTG ACAAAGGACAAAGTGTCGCTGCGAAACCTGTCTATGGTCCTTCGGCAAGTTGGTGAAACAGAAGAAGAAAGGCTTAACAATGTCTGTGAGAGTGTTGCAAAAGCTAAAGAGGCACTGCAGCTTGATATCACTGATGGAAAGACTTGGA GTATTCTTGGTAATGCATACATGACAGTCTTTTTTTCTGGCGCACAAAATGTCAAGTCACTGCAGCAGGCTTTGGCAGCGTACTCTAGGGCT CTTGAGGATCCACGAATGCACTGCTGCTCTGAGCTATTTCACAATCGCGCTGCG GCCTTGCAACATGAGGAGGACTACCAGGGAGCTTTGGAGCAACTGGAGCGTGCATGCTCCTTGGAGCCCCATTGGACTGAGCCTCGAGATAAAGCCCAGAACCTGATGGCACACTTGGAACGACTGGCCAATGCCATTTCACATAAG GGTCACCTTAAGCCACGCAAGATCAAGGCTTTGCTAAGGGACCTAAAGGTGCAGCCGCTAGCAGGTCTTGAACCAGCCAAGTTACAAGATCTCTGTCCTGGAAAGAACGCTGGCCGCCTGCTCACTGTAAAAGTGGCCTGCAGTGTCCTCTCCCAGGAGCGCTTTCCATT caCTATGTGTGCTTTGGATGAAGATGCTTCCTGTCTTGCTGTGAATGTCTACAATATGGCTGATGGACGGGGATTTGTTGTTGGAGACTCTGTTGCAATTCCTGAGCCAAATTTTCGTCATATTCGAGTTAATCACAAAGGCCTT
- the LOC142557121 gene encoding tetratricopeptide repeat protein 5-like isoform X2 produces MEAVDELYTFRDNYYVKNPSASERQRTEDVEKRLRKILDALDAQGGALEKVDRAKFHMLKGKALNIQEDYNPEAHEALSKAVKLNPKLAEAWNELGECYWKKGQITKARNCFEGVLKVTKDKVSLRNLSMVLRQVGETEEERLNNVCESVAKAKEALQLDITDGKTWSILGNAYMTVFFSGAQNVKSLQQALAAYSRALEDPRMHCCSELFHNRAAALQHEEDYQGALEQLERACSLEPHWTEPRDKAQNLMAHLERLANAISHKGHLKPRKIKALLRDLKVQPLAGLEPAKLQDLCPGKNAGRLLTVKVACSVLSQERFPFTMCALDEDASCLAVNVYNMADGRGFVVGDSVAIPEPNFRHIRVNHKGLELTFPSIRVDSPLALIVNGKALGSESRAPLRLQVVIKKD; encoded by the exons ATG GAGGCCGTGGACGAGTTGTACACGTTTCGAGACAACTATTACGTGAAAAACCCCAGCGCTTCTGAAAGGCAGAGAACTGAAGATGTTGAGAAAAGGCTTAGGAAGATTCTGGACGCATTAGACGCACAAGGAG GAGCACTAGAAAAGGTGGACAGAGCAAAATTCCATATGCTGAAAGGGAAAGCACTTAACATTCAAGAAGACTATAACCCAGAGGCACATGAAGCACTTTCCAAAGCTGTGAAGCTCAATCCCAAACTGGCCGAAGCATGGAATGAGCTTGGAGAATGCTACTGGAAAAAAGGACAGATTACGAAGGCACGCAACTGCTTTGAAGGTGTTCTGAAAGTG ACAAAGGACAAAGTGTCGCTGCGAAACCTGTCTATGGTCCTTCGGCAAGTTGGTGAAACAGAAGAAGAAAGGCTTAACAATGTCTGTGAGAGTGTTGCAAAAGCTAAAGAGGCACTGCAGCTTGATATCACTGATGGAAAGACTTGGA GTATTCTTGGTAATGCATACATGACAGTCTTTTTTTCTGGCGCACAAAATGTCAAGTCACTGCAGCAGGCTTTGGCAGCGTACTCTAGGGCT CTTGAGGATCCACGAATGCACTGCTGCTCTGAGCTATTTCACAATCGCGCTGCG GCCTTGCAACATGAGGAGGACTACCAGGGAGCTTTGGAGCAACTGGAGCGTGCATGCTCCTTGGAGCCCCATTGGACTGAGCCTCGAGATAAAGCCCAGAACCTGATGGCACACTTGGAACGACTGGCCAATGCCATTTCACATAAG GGTCACCTTAAGCCACGCAAGATCAAGGCTTTGCTAAGGGACCTAAAGGTGCAGCCGCTAGCAGGTCTTGAACCAGCCAAGTTACAAGATCTCTGTCCTGGAAAGAACGCTGGCCGCCTGCTCACTGTAAAAGTGGCCTGCAGTGTCCTCTCCCAGGAGCGCTTTCCATT caCTATGTGTGCTTTGGATGAAGATGCTTCCTGTCTTGCTGTGAATGTCTACAATATGGCTGATGGACGGGGATTTGTTGTTGGAGACTCTGTTGCAATTCCTGAGCCAAATTTTCGTCATATTCGAGTTAATCACAAAGGCCTT